One window from the genome of Hyphomonas neptunium ATCC 15444 encodes:
- a CDS encoding 16S rRNA (uracil(1498)-N(3))-methyltransferase — translation MATIPRLFVDAPLAEAGAVALDDEQSNYLLRVLRLEDGASVRLFNGRDGEWTATVHKTSAKRAEATPSRQTRTQPGQIGTRLTLLFAPVKKDQTDLILEKATELGAARIRPVLTERTQTRTVRADRFRKIALEAAEQTERLDLPEILDLASLDAALDALEPGTAVIFCDEAGDEAEAPWGGQAGRARPMLEVLEELKGRSAAILTGPEGGFTPAERAFLRGRAETWPVSLGPRILRAETAAISAMTLWQAVCGDWG, via the coding sequence ATGGCTACGATTCCCCGTCTCTTTGTGGATGCGCCGCTGGCGGAAGCTGGCGCAGTTGCACTGGATGACGAGCAGTCGAACTATCTGCTGCGGGTTCTGAGGCTGGAGGATGGCGCGTCTGTGCGCCTCTTCAACGGGCGGGACGGGGAGTGGACGGCGACGGTCCATAAGACGTCAGCCAAGCGCGCGGAAGCAACACCCTCGAGACAAACCCGGACACAACCAGGACAAATCGGGACACGTCTGACCCTCCTGTTTGCGCCGGTGAAGAAGGACCAGACCGACCTCATCCTCGAGAAGGCGACCGAGCTGGGCGCCGCCAGGATCCGCCCCGTGCTGACCGAGCGGACCCAGACGCGGACCGTGCGGGCCGACCGGTTCCGCAAGATTGCGCTGGAGGCGGCTGAGCAGACCGAGCGGCTGGACCTGCCGGAGATCCTCGACCTGGCAAGCCTCGACGCGGCGCTGGACGCGCTGGAGCCGGGCACGGCGGTGATCTTCTGCGATGAGGCGGGCGACGAGGCCGAGGCGCCCTGGGGCGGGCAGGCAGGCCGGGCGCGGCCGATGCTGGAGGTATTGGAGGAGCTGAAGGGCCGATCCGCCGCAATCCTGACAGGGCCGGAGGGCGGCTTCACCCCGGCCGAGCGCGCGTTCCTGCGCGGGCGGGCGGAGACCTGGCCGGTGAGCCTTGGGCCGCGCATCCTGCGAGCGGAGACGGCGGCGATTTCAGCGATGACGCTGTGGCAGGCGGTGTGTGGAGATTGGGGCTAG
- the ubiA gene encoding 4-hydroxybenzoate octaprenyltransferase: MTIPQPPENPGNFAVPADSALPGWLAGLPKAWQPYAMLARLDRPVGVWLLFLPCLMGLGFARLTTGLYLIDLLWTLLFLIGAIVMRGAGCTWNDITDKDFDAKVARTAARPIPSGAVTTKQAYIFLLAQLAVGFLIWLALPWDAKIAALLALPLVAIYPYTKRVTWWPQAWLGLTFNWGVFVGAATASVITGPVYILYAGLILWTIAYDTIYALQDREDDALIGVRSTARLFGERAVLISFGFHMGAAALIGFAAYAQGAGRLGALTALLFLAHGAWQAMTLKTKGEGKALAMFKSNVHAGAIVAIGFLIAAMFPQDNSSRLYADHETVPEAVALPFGLEQQPAPEVTYPDTWFASDMERALEAEAVKRGDAPTP; encoded by the coding sequence ATGACCATACCCCAACCGCCTGAAAACCCCGGAAATTTCGCCGTCCCCGCCGATTCCGCCCTACCCGGCTGGCTCGCGGGCCTGCCCAAGGCGTGGCAGCCCTACGCCATGCTCGCCCGGCTCGACCGGCCCGTCGGCGTGTGGCTGCTGTTCCTGCCCTGCCTGATGGGCCTCGGCTTTGCCCGGCTCACCACCGGCCTTTACCTGATCGACCTTCTCTGGACGCTCCTCTTCCTCATCGGCGCCATCGTGATGCGCGGGGCGGGCTGCACCTGGAACGACATCACCGACAAGGATTTCGACGCCAAGGTCGCCCGCACCGCGGCCCGGCCCATCCCCTCGGGCGCCGTCACGACGAAACAGGCCTATATCTTCCTGCTAGCGCAGCTCGCCGTCGGCTTCCTGATCTGGCTCGCCCTGCCCTGGGACGCAAAGATCGCCGCCCTGCTCGCCCTGCCGCTGGTGGCCATCTACCCTTACACCAAGCGTGTCACCTGGTGGCCGCAGGCCTGGCTGGGGCTCACCTTCAACTGGGGCGTCTTCGTTGGCGCCGCGACCGCCAGTGTCATCACCGGGCCAGTCTACATCCTCTATGCCGGCCTCATCCTGTGGACGATCGCTTATGACACGATCTATGCCCTTCAGGACCGGGAAGACGACGCCCTGATCGGTGTCCGCTCCACCGCGCGCCTCTTCGGCGAGCGGGCTGTGCTGATCTCCTTCGGCTTCCACATGGGCGCCGCCGCCCTCATCGGCTTTGCCGCCTACGCCCAGGGCGCCGGGCGGCTCGGTGCGCTCACGGCGCTCCTCTTCCTCGCCCACGGCGCCTGGCAGGCGATGACACTGAAAACCAAAGGCGAAGGCAAGGCGCTGGCGATGTTCAAATCCAACGTCCATGCCGGCGCCATCGTCGCCATCGGCTTCCTGATCGCCGCGATGTTCCCTCAAGATAATTCCAGCCGCCTCTACGCCGATCATGAAACGGTTCCCGAAGCCGTGGCCCTGCCCTTCGGCCTTGAGCAACAGCCTGCGCCGGAAGTCACTTACCCCGACACCTGGTTTGCCAGCGACATGGAACGCGCCCTTGAGGCCGAAGCGGTCAAGCGCGGCGACGCCCCAACCCCGTGA